Genomic DNA from Oryza sativa Japonica Group chromosome 5, ASM3414082v1:
aaaataataagagtGATAGGTAGACAGAGGGTATTGAAGGAATAAACTTCTCGTTCTACGTGTTGAGGGTAGTTATGATgcagaagttggttttttatgggacaaaattcaaactctagaagttaagtttttttttgaacggagggagaACCTCTGTCCAGATTCCCTCTGTCCTATATTCATTTTTtcagggacggagggagtactccctccattctaaaatatagtaacctagAGTAGGATAAGAAGTATACTAATactaatttagacatatatctTATTTATATTCATATTAATAGAATACGTCCCATCCATTTCAAGTTACTACTCCAtctgttttaggttataagacgttttgacttttatAATGTGAAGCTTAGTGAGTACTGTATtctgagacggatggagtattagtTAACTTTggtcctgtttagattccaactctTTTCTTCAAATTCTctacttttccgtcacatcgaatttttctacgcacaaacttccaacttctccatcacatcattctaatttcttcaaacttctaattttagcgtggagcTAAACACAGCCTCGAAGGAGGAAGTGTTTGAAGGCTTGCTCGGCTAGCAGTCCGCTACACCCCTCATCGGGGAATCTCCGCCCGCGGGCCCCACAATTCCACACCGATTGACACCCACAGTcccacaccacctttgctgcACCCACCTCACTCACACACTTCACAGGGGAAGGCCAAGTGACAGTAGTAGTACGCAGCCAAACCCCCCAAACCCCTCGGAAATCCCCCCCGCTCTCTCAAACTCGCTCTCTCTGTCTCCCCCTTCTCCCTCACcaaatcccctcctcctcctccgccgcagcaTTGCGGCGTACGGATCGGCCGGCCTCATCGGCCGCTGCGGCGCGCGCCGGCCGTCTCGGTCGCGAGGCGGGTGGGGCGGCGGCATGGGGAAGCgcagggggaggcggaggaggtgctCCGGgaagcgccgcggcggcgatgcggatggaggcgggggcgggaagcggcggcgggagggggagagTGAGGAGGACTACTGCTTCGCCTGCAAGgacggcggcctcctccgctTCTGCGACCACAGGTTCCCCTGTCCTGTCCGTTCCCCCCTTCCCGCCTTTCCGCTTCCTCCATGACGCGGCATGCAggtgtttggttggttggtttgtCGCGGCGATGAGCTCGCGGGGTCGTGGCTAGCCGGAGTTTCGTAGGAGCGGAGAGTACTCGTGCTTGATCTGTTGAGATAAGACTTGAGGAGAAAACCAACCTTGCTCGCTTTAGCTTTAGCACTTGTTGGTAGCACTGAACTACTGAAGCTGTGGCGCAAGCGGccgccagagagagagagagggtttaaGCGAGGTTTTTGGGTAGACAGGATTTCTCCCTGCGGCATTGTCGCCTTTGGCCCCATGTATCACTGTCAATCAGTTGTGCATGCTAGCTAGTAGTGTGTGCATTAATGGGTCAGCCATTGCTGTAGCTGCAGGCACCAGTACCGGTACCGCATAGCAGTGACAGCACCAGGGGTGTCTAGTTAACTTGCCCTGTTGCATGCTTCACCGTGTTGGTACGTGGTAGTTGCAAGCTACATTTCGTCTAGTTGAGTGCATTATGCCACAATGTCATGAGTAGTAAAGAGTTACCTCATGGGGGTTGTTGTGTTGTATTGGGCGCTTATTTGATTGACATATGGGTTATTGACTTATCAACCCACAAATATTCGTATGGTAGGCAGATGGATCGAACTATCGCAATCTTATTGGGATACATGTTTGGGTTTTCGGAAAATTTTATTGGCTATGCGTTTACGTCTTCtatcatcttccaggaactgcCACAAGGCTTACCATCCTGAGTGCGTGGATAAGGATGACAGCTTCCTCAATTCAGACGAACAATTCATTTGCAGTGAGTGTTTTAGCCATTCTTTCTTTAGTATTGCTATGACCTGACTGTTGCAAAAATGTTTTTGGTTATGCGCATGAACGAACTTGATTAATTAATGACATTTGAAAAAATATGATGTTTTGAATAAAAAATCCCATTTAGTGATTGTTATTTTTACCTGTTGTGACACCCTATGACATAGCAATGCGCCAACATGCCAGGGTTTCCGTTACCGCTGGTAACTGAGCTTACCACGGGGGTACGGTAATGGTTACCGGTGGTAGGGTTTGGGAAATTTTGACCAAACTTcaaaattttccaaaaaaaaaaaaatcatggatgtAGTTCTTGATTTTTAGTGGCAGATGGTGaagaatttttttgaaaaagagtaAGATAAAATCAAATTTAAGGGCAAAACCGATAATTGTTTAGagaatggaaaaaagaaaaaagtattgGGTCTTAAGTTGCACTGTGCAACCGGCCCATTAAGGCCCAATAGAGGAGAAAATATCTTCATAATATAGAGAAGGTCATAATGAATTTTTGTATTTTACATCCAAAAGTTAGGTTTGCAAGTATCCTATATATTCTTCTAATTATCCCTAATTTCTACATTTAAGtggtttttcaattttttttagcattgtTCTGTTCAGCTATACAACTCATGGTAACCGCGCAAATATCGCGGTCACCGCGTCAAACCATGCGGTAACCGCGAAACCGCCAAAGTTTTGAATTCAAATGTTTGTCGATGAAATTCATACGGTTTTCGGCAGTTACCGTGGTAACCGCCTTACCACGTGGGTGCGAGAACCCCCCTCCAAACGGTAAGGGAAACCCTGAACATGACCCATGATTAGCAAAATTCTGTAGTGTCAGCCAGCTAACTAGCTGGGGAAAGACATAAGATGAGCACAGGATGGTAACAAGGGCTTAAAGAAGTATTCTGTACAAGATGCTATAATATGTCCAAAGTTCAGGCTTGAACTTGACGCATGTCACCAAGACAGCCTACCTCAATGAGAAGTTAACATGTTCACTCATGGTTTTTCTAGATTACATTTTATGTTCAAATTGTTTTTAGTTCCACAGTGGACTACAAATTTCTTTAAAACTGACCTAAGTACTGAACATGCATGACAGATTGGCATACATGTTTTATCTGCAAAGGGCGTTCATACTACCGATGCTTTTGTTGTCCGGATCACTCTGTTTGTCGTAGTTGTGTGAAACAAGCAGAATTTGTCCCAGTCATGAGGCAAACAATGGGATTTTGCAACAACTGTTTGAGGATGGCAATCATGATTGAGAAGAACGTCGATGTTGACTCTGATGGGGTAACAATGCACATCCTTATAAACATTTCAAATTGCCTTATGTTAGTGCCATAAACCATTTTGTTTTATCTAATTTGTTTGTTTCCATAATATTTAGATCTTTGGTAAGTGTACTGCAAATAGTTGTACCTCACAGCTGTAAACAGTTCCTTCAATGTTGTTTAGTAGGTGTGTTTTTAATGGTGTAGTCGCTTGTGTAATATTTAGTTgcatattactccctctgtcccagatAGCTGGTCATTCTACCATTCGAGAAATGTCCCATAAAATTTGTCGCTTTAGCATTTTGACCAGAGAACCGGGGCATCGAGTCATTCTGGTCCACTTGAATCTGTCTAATGATTACTATCTGTGTAATACTGCTGCTACTAGTACCATGTGACAAATAGGAGTACTAGcattcattaattaattacatgcaGTAAATATTTCTTGCAACCTGAAATGACAACTGCAGCTAATAAATGGGGATAATTTGGTGATTTTTACTTAGAGTTAATTTGTTTGATAATCCTTAAAACGGCCAGCTTTCTGGGACAGAGTGAGTATAGTTTATGTCTATGCTTTTGTAGGAATCCATTCTAAGGTTCTTAACTTTGAGTTAATGCTACATGTGGCAAATAGATCTATGCCATTCAACCTCTACTATTTTGCTTATTTGCtttcttgctctctctctcttatttgCTTTCTTGCtttatatagacacacacacacactgaaaTTCATATGTTTCTCCTTTGTCTAGGAGAGGGTTGATTTCAGTGACAGGGAGACATATGAATTTTTGTTCAAGGATTACTGGGACataattagagaaaaagaaGGGTTGACATTGGATAATATGCGAGAAGCCTATACTCTTCTCAGAAGTGGCTTAAACTGTAATGAACTATCAGATATGGAGAAACTTCCAAATAGTGAGCAGAGTTCAGATGATGATTTCTTGGGCAATAGTGATGACGACGATGAGCCAGTTTATCCATCTGTTTCAAATGGAACATCAAATAAAGTGAAAACCATACTGAAGGaaggaaaaacaaagaaacaGGTTTATGTGGGATGGGGTTCAATAGAACTTATTGGATTCATGTCATCAATAGGCAAAGATACATCAAAACCTCTAGATCAATTTGGTGCTGCTGAAGTTGTGAAGCAGTACATTCGGCAAAACGATCTTTTGCAGAAAGATAAGAAAAAACAGGTCATTTGTGATGGCAAGCTTTGGTCTCTGTTTAGGAAATCAAAACTGAAATATAACAAGATATATAGCTTGTTGGAAAAGCATATTGCTGAAAATATCACACCCGAGGATGAATCACTTGATAGTTCCGAGGACAATACTGATTCAATTATGGAAAGGAAAAGTCGGATCATGAACTCTGAATTGAGTACTCCAGAAGAGGTGTCTGAAAGATACAGGAGATGCTTTGCTTCTCTTGTCCGTGAAAAcattaaattaatctatttgAGGAGAACTTTAGTTATTGATCTGCTAAAGCAACCGGATACGTTTGAATGTAAAGTTATTGGCTGTTTTGTTAGAGTAAAGAATGACCCCAGAGAGTATAGTCGCCACAAGCCTCAAAAACTATACCAGCTTGGACAGGTGACAGGTAATGTTCATCTCTTAGCATTACCCACTGCTATTCCCCGATGATCCGTAGAGTAGTGAACCAGTTTGTCTTGTATGTTGTTTATTTTCGCCTCTAAATGTCCTATTCCTTTCGTGTGCTAGATAGAGAAAAGATATAATGTATTCTACATCTGAACCTGAGGCACATATAATCTAACATGTAGTTTTCAGTGACaaatcatttatttattatctGCTAACAAAAGCATACGTAACAGGCATTAGGAAATCCTCGGAAGAATACAAGATAAGGGACATATCTACAGATATCCTTTTATGTATTTCCGACATGTGGTCTGATGTCAAAATTTCAGTGTTGTCAGATGAAGACTTTGAGGAGGTACAGTTTATTGTGCATTCCCTTGTTCCAACAACACTGCTTATGAATAGTTTTTTGAACTgcattgtcacgcccggaaattcactagtaatttccgaacttatttgtgcataaaatcctcgtccaggaatcagccgaggtacacaaactgacaatttaatatacagattcatcaataaCTAAAGcgaataaatacttacttaagaggcacttagtcctcaacatgaagaaaactgcagcggaaaataaaatctagcgaagctccggctccactcccacaggcagctcaactggggtataagccaaacgtcttctccttctggatcctttttcttcaactgaggttgattgattattgcaaggtgagcatatgacatactcagcaagccacacagcaaatatgcaagtgcacaaggataccaaaggatggcataatataggctcatttgcaaaagcagcatttagcaaaacatttaagagaagtaaaacagtggagtaattaatcagaaattttaatcaacactgaacagcacacccatgctgcacaggcccaaccattctgaacaaccatacccggctgaacagatctaactccaaaccaggagctaagcaaattattaccaggtataacatctataaatattgtgagaggtgtgagactaatcacgaaaaacattgctcaacccgcccataaccgcgggcacggctattcgaatagttttactctggccagaggtgtaccactgtacccacaagacacagcctcaacatcatgtttaccatgcgtcgcgatactggaaagtacccgaatagaggctgtgacaataccctctgcataacacaactcaccacagtgcaccattcctggatcataatcacccccttataaaacaaggcacggactccccagcgacccccgtgggcttatctccgccacttctcagtctggtgctccgcaatgattcatgctatacaaaaggtaaagccgttgcccacgctggcttgtggttggcacggttaatgtttcacaatagtagctcgcgaaccggtccttaattgtcatgagcacgactctcaaaaccatgtgctcacaacccaccattatcaagttttagttggcaagtaattaattagccaatcacgattaaccatcgtgaactatcattaaaccatcattaaataataatgaatcataagttatcccaatagtgtgctaatgtttctaagcatggctaagcaatcacatctaatatctagctgaaccaatatataaagctcaactagtcaaattataataacccaaggtatcaaggattaaagtaatcaatgcaaacaggccataacaaaggaatagattcacaccacccagtgacatttgaaaataaatgcacagttgaaataaatagagaatttaaatataggatcaacatgctcaaaggattgtgtttaggatctgtgtgacttgccttgcaataatcggtcttcaattaatcttcttgaatacttccagcgcactcgcgaaccttcgcaacgacggaaacgacaagctaacacgcaaaacgaagaaaaagactaataaaaaccaaataaacaatacataaaaagtaaacaaacatgtagatcataattttagatgaattatgagacttgaacggcctcattctgacttcaaatgaatttattatgaattttacaagattaaatctaattaaagcccatttaaaaagaattaaataaatttaattcaatttatggacaattttaatatgtagatctttattttatacaacttttgcaacttgaaccacattaaactgagttacaacgaattagttatgaatttttaaagattaaatcggattaaaacacttatatggattttaattgaattatgacgcaataatgaattatttttgaaaaggaaaaggaggattattgcgtcagcggctagggtttgcggtggaccgggtgcacggcaacggttcacgggaacggacggccgagatcaaccctatccaaaacggacggccgagatcgaacggtcctcgaccggctcacggggacgatgacgtcggcgatgacgtcaccaccggcggcgactcgggcgcgcatgctcgccggcgaacggcggcgcttcggcacgaacggagggcaccaacgggtagcggacggcacggcgaactcaccggtgaccaaaggagcggcggaagatcaacggacggcgacggcgacgaggaagaagcggcggcggagatcgggtcgacggcggcgacggtgctccggcggtcttcggcggcgacgaagaggcggacgaggacggcggcgacttggcgaccacgacggcggtcttcccgagcgacggcgatgaccggaacggcggcggcgcacggctggagcgacggcggcgacggcggctcgaggctactcggcgctagggcgctacggacgacgagaggcgaaggcgagggaggcgacgggtagaggagagctcgggggtccttttaaaggggcaaggaggcggcggcgaaggcccacggcgaccggcgacgagatggAAACTTcggggttcggaggaaagaggccgatccgaatcgaactcgattccacgaacttccaaaacgaattagccgatgcttccaaaagagaaaaggtagaggagatcccgaagatcatttcccctctatcaattcggccggagaaggaaaggatcgaccgaattttggaaggagacggcggcggctcgggctagggtttcgggcggcggcggcggcgcgaggaagacggatccgacaggcgggccccacctgtcagcggctgagagagaggaggaaggagcgcggcggactgggccgactgggctgactgggccggggagagagagaggaagagaggggttttgggccggctttcggcccaaagccaaaagagacttttaaaaacctttttcaatttaaattatttcttaaatgcaattccatttattaaaaatacttccttagctcaaataaatcccagaaaaatctaggaattatagaattaagcaaagtatttaacaaaattttatctagcccaattttatattgagatttaacaaattaaaattagatcttctcttttaggcttttaaaatcatttctaataattccttttaaacaacaatttataatttaaggattttaaacaagaaaagctcttaacaattataattagatcattattgatcaaataattactgaactgttctttgtatcatttaggaattgagctccgaaaaatccgagaaaatttcagagagttgacttaatcatggagaatttaataaaaattaaatccatccatgctttatatttaggaaattttatttcccacatttaacttcacttgtaaattaaagaacatttaatataaattctattaataatttattaaataatttataaatcctgaaacgaaaatcaggatgtgacatgcATTTACTGTGCAAGTTATTTTCCTTTTGCAATACCATGTGATTTCCTCCCTCTATAACTTACTAGTATTTT
This window encodes:
- the LOC136356553 gene encoding uncharacterized protein codes for the protein GKGGLLRQRLGFAVDRVHGNGSRERTAEINPIQNGRPRSNGPRPAHGDDDVGDDVTTGGDSGAHARRRTAALRHERRAPTGSGRHGELTGDQRSGGRSTDGDGDEEEAAAEIGSTAATVLRRSSAATKRRTRTAATWRPRRRSSRATAMTGTAAAHGWSDGGDGGSRLLGARALRTTRGEGEGGDG